One Electrophorus electricus isolate fEleEle1 chromosome 13, fEleEle1.pri, whole genome shotgun sequence DNA segment encodes these proteins:
- the coch gene encoding cochlin, which translates to MSTLTMSVQSAVLHVLGILSLICSSFGNELSVPKPITCETRAADLPDISQLVLCPANCTLWKLSVFGSGVYASISSICGAGVHSGIIGASGGPLEVHKLPGRTSYLSSYAHGIQAQELSRWTTSFTVARTISSPMEVSSQTSSSAIPPPGAAKKTVKKNLKKTPAAEKRDCQVDIALILDSSYHIGHRRFNLQKNFIGRLAAMLKVGPDGPRVGVVQASETPRIEFYLGNYSMPKDVMFALKETAYIGGNTNTGKAILHTVRNFFNPDYGVRRGHPRIIVAFVDGWPSDNLEDAAVMARESGVNVFVVTVAKPIPEEMALVRDQDFMKKAVCKDNGFFTMTMPSWFSTNKFVKPLAQKVCSVDQLLCSKTCYNSVNLGFLIDGSSSVGDTNFRLVLNLLMAIARNFDISEIGSRVGAVQFTYDQRLEFGFNENTRKDDALRAIQNIPYMSGGTATGDAITYTVENLFQPRTVGIGKKFLIIITDGQSYDDVRGPAIAAQREGITVYSVGVAWAPMEDLRAMASEPKDTHTFFTREFTGLEQLELPIVRGICRDFTEST; encoded by the exons ATGTCTACTTTAACCATGTCAGTGCAGTCTGCAGTTCTTCATGTGTTGG gCATTCTGTCTCTGATATGCAGCAGTTTCGGAAATGAATTAAGTG TTCCAAAACCCATTACCTGTGAGACTCGTGCAGCAGACCTGccagacatatctcagctggtgctctgtcctgccaACTGCACGCTGTGGAAACTGTCCGTGTTTGGTTCAGGGGTTTATGCCTCAATCTCCAGCATCTGTGGTGCTGGTGTGCATAG TGGAATTATAGGAGCTTCCGGGGGGCCTCTGGAGGTTCATAAACTACCAGGCAGGACTAGCTACCTCAGCTCTTACGCACATGGCATACAAGCTCAAGAATTGTCCCGGTGGACTACATCTTTCACTGTGGCCA gAACAATCAGCTCACCTATGGAAGTATCCAGCCAAACCAGCAGCTCGGCTATCCCACCACCTGGAGCAG CAAAGAAAACTGTTAAGAAGAACCTGAAAAAAACTCCAGCAGCAGAAAAGAGAG ACTGCCAGGTGGATATAGCTCTGATCCTCGACAGCAGTTACCACATAGGGCATCGTCGCTTCAACCTGCAGAAGAACTTTATTGGTAGATTAGCAGCAATGCTAAAGGTTGGACCAGATGGCCCACGTGTGGGAGTGGTGCAAGCCAG TGAGACACCTAGGATTGAATTCTACTTAGGAAACTACAGTATGCCCAAAGATGTGATGTTTGCCCTGAAAGAGACTGCTTACATAGGGGGCAACACCAACACAG GCAAGGCAATATTGCATACAGTAAGGAATTTCTTCAATCCTGATTATGGAGTGCGAAGAGGTCATCCACGAATTATTGTAGCCTTTGTTGATGGATGGCCCTCTGACAACCTGGAAGATGCAGCTGTAATGGCTAGAGAATCTGGTGTCAATGTGTTTGTGGTGACTGTGGCCAAGCCTATCCCTGAGGAGATGGCACTGGTTAGAGATCAGGATTTCATGAAGAAG GCAGTCTGCAAAGACAATGGCTTCTTCACAATGACCATGCCCAGCTGGTTCAGTACAAACAAGTTTGTAAAGCCTCTGGCTCAGAAGGTCTGCTCTGTTGACCAGCTGCTCTGCAGCAAGACATGCTATAACTCAGTTAATCTTGGCTTCCTGATTGATGGTTCCAGCAGTGTTGGTGATACAAATTTCAGACTGGTGCTAAACCTCCTAATGGCTATTGCTCGCAACTTTGACATCTCTGAAATTGGATCACGTGTTGGAGCTGTCCAGTTCACCTATGACCAAAGACTGGAATTTGGgtttaatgaaaacacaagaaaagaTGATGCCTTGAGGGCTATCCAGAATATCCCATACATGAGCGGTGGTACAGCCACAGGAGATGCCATCACCTATACTGTGGAGAATCTGTTCCAGCCTCGCACAGTGGGCATAGGCAAGAAattcctcatcatcatcaccgaCGGCCAGTCCTATGACGATGTCAGAGGGCCAGCAATAGCTGCTCAAAGGGAGG GAATTACAGTGTATTCCGTGGGTGTGGCCTGGGCGCCAATGGAGGACCTGAGAGCGATGGCGTCCGAGCCAAAAGACACGCACACTTTCTTCACACGCGAGTTCACGGGCCTTGAGCAGTTGGAGCTACCCATAGTACGGGGTATCTGCAGGGACTTCACTGAGTCCACTTAG